The following are from one region of the Thermococcus cleftensis genome:
- a CDS encoding thiamine ABC transporter substrate-binding protein, translated as MRRLGLFLVVVLLLGVLASPRPVKAEETLTVYSYDSIEWWMKEIVPIFEQKYGVKVNLVLIGDAGEVLNRLILEKDNPQADVVVGIDNSYLAKAIDAGILEPYRPANADVIPDWIIEKFDPTFHLTPYDYGYIAINYRKDMVQNPPASLEDLTKPEWKGKLIIEDPRTSSPGMAFLLWTIAVYGDDWLDYWERLKANDVQIVKGWSEAWGAFSEGEYPLVLSYATSPAATVYYENNTNVGAVAFREGNYLQIEGAGIVKGAKNKELAKKFIEFLISEEAQEKLPLNQWMYPVNRNVKLPEVFSYAVNVEEPVTIDPKEIEENYETWLKQWTALMVEGKSPEEITGTTSTSPEGENGGICGPALIVGLAVLPLLLRRK; from the coding sequence ATGAGAAGGCTGGGCCTTTTCCTGGTTGTTGTCCTCCTCCTCGGCGTTCTGGCCTCTCCCAGGCCCGTTAAAGCCGAGGAGACGCTGACGGTGTACTCCTACGACAGCATAGAGTGGTGGATGAAGGAGATAGTGCCGATATTTGAGCAGAAGTACGGCGTCAAGGTGAACCTCGTCCTCATCGGCGACGCCGGTGAGGTTCTCAACAGGCTCATACTGGAGAAGGACAATCCTCAGGCGGACGTGGTGGTCGGCATAGACAACAGCTACCTCGCCAAGGCCATCGATGCCGGAATACTCGAGCCTTACAGGCCGGCAAACGCGGACGTTATTCCGGACTGGATAATCGAGAAGTTCGACCCGACGTTTCACCTCACCCCCTACGACTACGGCTACATAGCCATCAACTACCGCAAGGACATGGTTCAGAACCCACCGGCAAGTCTCGAAGACCTCACCAAGCCCGAGTGGAAGGGCAAGCTCATCATCGAGGACCCGCGCACCAGCTCGCCGGGAATGGCCTTCCTCCTCTGGACGATAGCGGTCTACGGTGACGACTGGCTCGACTACTGGGAGAGGCTCAAGGCCAACGACGTCCAGATAGTCAAGGGCTGGAGCGAGGCATGGGGAGCCTTCAGCGAGGGTGAGTATCCTCTCGTTCTCAGCTACGCCACATCACCGGCGGCAACGGTTTATTACGAGAACAACACCAACGTCGGAGCCGTCGCCTTCAGGGAGGGCAACTACCTCCAGATAGAGGGTGCCGGAATAGTCAAGGGCGCCAAGAACAAGGAGCTGGCGAAGAAGTTTATCGAGTTCCTCATCAGCGAGGAGGCCCAGGAGAAGCTCCCGCTCAACCAGTGGATGTACCCGGTGAACAGGAACGTCAAGCTCCCGGAGGTCTTTAGCTATGCCGTCAATGTGGAGGAGCCCGTCACCATAGACCCCAAGGAGATAGAGGAGAACTACGAGACTTGGCTCAAGCAGTGGACGGCCCTGATGGTCGAGGGCAAGAGCCCGGAGGAGATAACCGGGACGACCTCAACCTCGCCGGAAGGGGAGAACGGCGGTATCTGTGGGCCGGCACTCATAGTTGGCCTTGCCGTCCTTCCGCTCCTTCTCAGGAGGAAGTGA
- a CDS encoding TIGR00288 family NYN domain-containing protein: MKESIFKVLRRGEKEVGEEPAKPVKGKSIGLIIDGPNILRKEFGIKLEDIVEALERIGKIRVAKVVLNQYAPQGLIEAVVNQGLEPIIVAGDTDVRIAIEAMELIYNSDVEVIALATRDADFLPIINEAKRKGKETIVIGVEPGFSVALQNAADYVIRMEGKEKGNDF, encoded by the coding sequence ATGAAGGAGAGCATCTTCAAGGTCCTCCGCAGGGGTGAGAAGGAGGTAGGGGAGGAACCTGCCAAGCCCGTTAAAGGCAAGAGTATAGGGCTGATAATTGACGGTCCGAACATTCTGCGCAAGGAGTTTGGGATAAAGCTCGAGGACATCGTTGAGGCCCTCGAGAGGATAGGAAAGATTCGGGTCGCCAAGGTTGTTCTCAACCAGTACGCCCCCCAGGGATTGATAGAGGCCGTCGTGAACCAGGGGCTTGAGCCAATCATAGTCGCCGGCGACACCGACGTTAGGATAGCGATAGAGGCGATGGAGCTGATTTACAACTCCGACGTTGAGGTGATAGCCCTCGCGACCCGCGACGCCGACTTCCTGCCCATAATAAACGAGGCCAAGAGGAAGGGCAAGGAAACAATCGTCATAGGAGTGGAGCCGGGCTTTTCAGTTGCCCTTCAGAACGCGGCCGACTACGTCATACGCATGGAGGGCAAGGAGAAGGGGAATGACTTTTAA
- a CDS encoding calcium/sodium antiporter encodes MIVEIILFAVGLVLLIKGSDYFVEAASRVAKGFGVSEFIIALVLASIATTLPEVTVSAISSYQGNPDIALGNAIGSALANIALILGVSALLRPLSVEKTAWKNSLFMVGVTAYAGLLMYDGTIGRLDGLSLILIYFGFLYYLYRKHMTLEELPEGGRGNPRRDALIMLASGLVVVTGAKLVVDSAVTIARAYGVPEVVIGLTMVSIGTSLPEFTNSLMATIKRLPNISVGNIIGANILDVLMVIGIASLINPIRVDATVFTFTLPLTLLVMGLLTAVLRLTGRIDRVTAGVFLAVYAYFLYVYTTGAVNL; translated from the coding sequence GTGATAGTTGAAATAATCCTCTTTGCCGTCGGACTGGTTCTGCTCATCAAGGGAAGCGACTACTTCGTTGAAGCCGCTTCACGGGTTGCAAAGGGCTTCGGGGTGAGCGAGTTCATCATAGCGCTCGTCCTGGCGAGCATAGCCACCACTCTGCCGGAGGTTACCGTCTCGGCCATCTCCTCCTACCAGGGGAACCCTGACATAGCGCTGGGCAACGCGATTGGAAGTGCCCTCGCCAACATCGCCCTCATTCTCGGCGTCTCCGCACTTCTGCGGCCCCTCAGCGTTGAGAAGACCGCCTGGAAGAACTCCCTCTTCATGGTAGGAGTTACTGCCTACGCGGGACTGCTGATGTACGACGGAACCATCGGCAGGCTCGACGGGTTGAGCCTTATCCTCATCTACTTTGGCTTCCTCTACTACCTCTACCGGAAACACATGACCCTCGAGGAGCTCCCGGAGGGCGGCAGGGGTAATCCGAGGAGGGACGCGCTGATAATGCTCGCAAGTGGCCTGGTTGTAGTCACCGGTGCCAAGCTGGTGGTGGACAGCGCGGTCACGATAGCAAGGGCCTACGGCGTTCCAGAGGTGGTGATAGGCCTCACCATGGTCTCCATCGGGACCTCCCTGCCGGAGTTCACCAACTCCCTGATGGCCACCATCAAGAGGCTCCCCAACATAAGCGTGGGCAACATCATCGGGGCCAACATACTCGACGTGCTGATGGTGATAGGCATAGCCTCGCTCATAAACCCGATACGCGTTGATGCGACGGTCTTCACCTTTACTCTCCCGCTGACACTGCTCGTCATGGGCCTTCTCACGGCCGTCCTGAGGCTCACTGGTAGGATAGACAGGGTAACCGCTGGTGTTTTTCTGGCTGTATATGCTTACTTCCTATACGTCTACACCACCGGTGCCGTGAATCTCTGA
- a CDS encoding tRNA(Met) cytidine acetyltransferase TmcA encodes MTVKVRFDKEVRDYAKGEKVKDSVLKLTETALAQALEKFHRRMIIIEGDTLKKAELAGILAGASARVLDGILEELKKKRLRDESEGKIEVLYATDALGEETFGRKRYEAFRKHFDVLAGSNAEVKAVTFKHTRDILGRTYDLLILDMSYDYSPNDLGRIIETVRGGGLIFILAHPFEKWKNMWTGFHKSLVTPPYTIDDVKKRFNRRLIRKFTEHDGIYIITENGKAKKKPKRSKTQARIKARKGVPIPEETLFPRELYEMALTEGQVEVLRAFEGLVEEEGMLVLTADRGRGKSVSVGIAAIGFALALKKRTRIVVTAPEPENVQALFRFAKRALERLGFKPHVVEERGLIKELYARKIGLRYYPPTEGYRKSADLYILDEAAGIHVPILHKYLNKERVVYSSTIHGYEGAGRGFSVKFLKKAREKRSFKELHMDEPIRYAENDPIEGWLFDVLLLDAEPVELTEEDFELIKRKEVYLEEPDLDDWFENDRPDLRHFVGIYVLAHYRNRPSDVALLADAPHHEARVLRLKNGKIVTAIQIAKEGGIPKKVIDKMAKGYKPRGNIIPDMMVKHHLAKEFAKLKGYRIVRIATHPDAMDLGLGSKALELLEKEAREKGLDWIGSGFGASEELARFWVRNGFAVVHLSPARNPVSGEFTAIVLKPISERAKKLIRQASDEFRIRLTEWLGDTHRELEPEIVRWLFETPFGEAVDYPVHLTEIQKKRLDAFTGKVLTYDTVVDAVKPIVKLYFLDGWMKPYLDERQIKLLIYRVLQAHSWEETAKLIDRTEMFTMIEVRDIIRGLWYYYKRLL; translated from the coding sequence GTGACCGTCAAGGTCCGCTTTGATAAAGAGGTTAGGGATTACGCCAAGGGCGAGAAGGTTAAGGACTCCGTTCTCAAGCTCACCGAGACTGCCCTTGCTCAAGCGCTTGAGAAGTTCCACAGGAGAATGATAATCATAGAGGGGGACACCCTGAAAAAGGCCGAACTGGCTGGAATCCTTGCTGGCGCCTCCGCGAGGGTTCTGGACGGGATCCTGGAGGAGCTGAAGAAGAAGCGCCTCCGCGACGAGAGCGAAGGCAAAATAGAGGTTCTCTACGCCACCGATGCCCTCGGCGAGGAGACCTTCGGCAGGAAGCGCTACGAGGCCTTCAGGAAGCACTTCGACGTTCTGGCCGGCTCGAACGCGGAAGTCAAGGCCGTCACGTTCAAACACACCCGCGATATCCTCGGAAGAACCTACGACCTCCTTATCCTTGACATGAGTTACGACTACTCCCCGAACGACCTCGGAAGGATAATCGAGACTGTCAGGGGAGGCGGACTGATATTTATCCTGGCCCACCCCTTCGAGAAGTGGAAGAACATGTGGACGGGCTTCCACAAGAGCCTCGTAACGCCACCCTACACGATAGACGACGTCAAGAAGCGCTTCAACAGGAGGCTTATCAGGAAGTTCACGGAGCACGATGGAATATACATCATCACCGAAAACGGGAAAGCGAAGAAGAAGCCGAAGAGGAGCAAGACCCAGGCGAGGATTAAAGCGAGGAAAGGCGTTCCCATTCCTGAGGAGACCCTCTTCCCGCGCGAGCTCTACGAGATGGCCCTCACCGAGGGGCAGGTGGAAGTTCTCAGGGCCTTTGAGGGGCTGGTCGAGGAGGAGGGAATGCTCGTCCTTACAGCCGATAGGGGGAGGGGCAAGAGCGTCTCGGTTGGGATCGCGGCCATAGGCTTTGCCCTCGCGCTCAAGAAGAGGACGAGGATAGTCGTCACCGCCCCCGAGCCGGAGAACGTCCAGGCCCTGTTCCGCTTTGCCAAGAGGGCTTTGGAGAGGCTCGGCTTCAAGCCCCACGTCGTCGAGGAGAGGGGCCTGATAAAGGAGCTCTACGCCAGGAAGATCGGGCTCAGGTATTATCCGCCCACCGAGGGCTACCGCAAGAGCGCCGACCTGTACATACTCGACGAGGCCGCTGGAATCCACGTGCCGATACTCCACAAGTACCTCAACAAGGAGAGGGTTGTTTACTCCTCCACGATTCACGGCTACGAGGGAGCAGGAAGGGGCTTTTCAGTCAAGTTCCTGAAGAAAGCCAGGGAGAAGCGCTCCTTTAAGGAGCTCCACATGGACGAGCCCATTCGCTACGCCGAGAACGATCCCATAGAGGGGTGGCTCTTCGACGTCCTCCTGCTCGATGCTGAACCGGTCGAGCTGACAGAGGAGGACTTCGAGCTGATTAAGAGGAAGGAGGTTTACCTCGAAGAGCCCGACCTCGACGACTGGTTCGAGAACGACAGGCCCGATCTGAGGCACTTCGTGGGCATCTACGTTTTAGCACACTACCGCAACAGGCCGAGCGACGTGGCTTTGCTCGCCGATGCGCCCCACCACGAGGCGAGGGTTCTGAGGCTCAAGAACGGAAAGATCGTGACGGCGATACAGATAGCCAAGGAGGGCGGGATTCCGAAGAAAGTTATAGACAAGATGGCCAAGGGCTACAAGCCTAGGGGCAACATAATCCCCGACATGATGGTCAAGCACCACCTGGCGAAGGAGTTCGCCAAGCTGAAGGGGTATAGAATAGTCAGGATCGCCACCCACCCAGATGCGATGGATCTGGGCCTCGGAAGCAAAGCTTTAGAACTGCTAGAGAAGGAAGCCAGGGAGAAGGGCCTCGACTGGATAGGCTCGGGCTTCGGAGCGAGCGAAGAGCTCGCCAGGTTCTGGGTCAGGAACGGCTTCGCGGTGGTGCACCTCAGCCCCGCCAGGAACCCGGTGAGTGGCGAATTCACGGCGATAGTCCTTAAACCGATAAGCGAGAGGGCGAAGAAGCTCATTCGCCAGGCCAGCGACGAGTTCAGGATCAGGCTGACCGAGTGGCTCGGTGACACCCACAGGGAGCTTGAGCCTGAAATAGTTCGCTGGCTCTTCGAGACGCCCTTCGGCGAGGCAGTCGATTACCCCGTCCACCTCACGGAGATTCAGAAGAAGAGGCTCGACGCCTTCACGGGCAAGGTTCTGACCTACGACACGGTGGTTGATGCGGTGAAGCCAATCGTCAAGCTCTACTTCCTCGACGGCTGGATGAAGCCCTACCTAGATGAGAGACAGATAAAGCTTCTCATCTACCGCGTCCTTCAGGCCCACAGCTGGGAGGAAACGGCGAAGCTCATAGACAGGACGGAGATGTTCACAATGATTGAAGTCAGGGATATAATAAGGGGCCTCTGGTACTACTACAAGAGGCTCCTCTGA
- a CDS encoding TIGR00288 family NYN domain-containing protein, with protein MAGSNWERIISMTKDGMRSIGMMRRKISRGRKIALLIDGPNILRKEFGIKLEDIVEALEGLGDLRVAKVVLNQYAPQGLIEAISNQGFDTIVVSGETGVKLAVEAMREIYNPNIDAIALATRNAEFLPVILKAKEKGKETIVLGIEPGFSAALKHAADYTIILTPKGGER; from the coding sequence ATGGCAGGCAGCAACTGGGAGCGCATAATATCGATGACGAAGGACGGAATGAGGAGCATCGGAATGATGCGCAGGAAGATAAGCAGGGGTAGGAAGATAGCCCTCCTCATCGATGGTCCGAACATTCTGCGCAAGGAGTTTGGGATAAAGCTCGAGGACATCGTTGAGGCCCTCGAGGGTCTCGGCGACCTGCGCGTCGCCAAGGTTGTTCTCAACCAGTACGCCCCCCAGGGATTGATAGAGGCGATCTCCAACCAGGGCTTCGACACTATAGTTGTCTCCGGCGAGACCGGGGTCAAGCTGGCCGTCGAGGCGATGCGCGAGATTTACAACCCCAACATCGACGCCATAGCCCTCGCCACTAGAAACGCCGAGTTTCTACCGGTCATACTGAAAGCCAAGGAGAAGGGGAAGGAAACGATAGTCCTCGGAATTGAACCAGGCTTTTCCGCGGCACTGAAGCACGCCGCCGACTACACCATAATCCTGACTCCCAAGGGTGGTGAGCGATGA